CCTGGCGAAGGTCCGCAAGCTGCTGGCGAAGGCCGAGGACCCGGCGTGCACGCCGGCCGAGGCGGAGGCGTTCACCGCCAAGGCCGCCGACCTGATCGCGAAGTACGGCGTCGACCGCGCGCTGCTGGCCGCGCGTGAGCCCGGCACCGACCTGGTCGGCGACCGCGTGGTCGTGCTGCACCCGCCGTACGCGCTGGACAAGGCCGGTCTGCTCGCGGGCGTGGCCGGTGCGCTGCGCTGCCGCTCGGTGCGCCGCCGGGACGGCGACGCCTGGGCCATGCACCTCTTCGGCTTCGACAGCGACCTGGAACGCGCCGAACTGCTCTACACCTCGCTGCTGGTGCAGGCCGCGCACGGGATGGCGGCCGCGCCGGTCCCGCCGTGGGAGAACGCGGCCGCGTTCCGCCGTTCCTGGCTGGCCGGGTTCAGCGCCGCGATCGCCGGCCGGCTGCATCAGGCGGAGGCGTCCGCCGCGGCCGCGGCCGGGACGTCCACCGACCTGGTGCTGGTCGACCGGTCGCACCGGGTCGAGGCGCGGGTGTCCGAGATCTACCCGCGGCTGCGCACCGCCGGCCGCCGGCGGCTGGCCGGCGGCGGCATGCGCCAGGGCTACGTGGCCGGCACCCGCGCCGACCTCGGCGGCGTCTCGTCGATCGCGGAGTAGCCGAAAGCGCGCCGACGAGCGATCCCGGGCGGACCTAGGCCCTGCATCGAAGTGGATGGCCGGGCTGCGGCGAGGCCCCCCACTTCGATACAGGGCCTAGCGCAGTTCCTGCCGACTTTCCTGGGATTCGCGGGATTTACCCCGTTCAGGGTCGGTCGAACGCTCACGCCTGCGGGCCGTCCGGTGCGTAGGGAAAGACATTGATTGTCCGGTTGGGCTGGGTTCCTTAGGGTTCTCGTTATGTCCGTCAAGAGAGAATTGTGGGCATAGGAAGTCCGGACGTGATCTTTCGACGGGGGAGCGGAGACGTGCCTGCCAACGTGTACCGCCGCATGGTGGACAGCCGGCTCTGGCAGGAACAACGCCTGCCGGCCGTGGTCCTCGCGGCAACCGGCCTGATGGCGATGATCGGCATGGGCAGCGTCGCGGTCGCCGCGGCCGGCTGGTCCACCACCACCGAGGTCAGCGTGGACGGCGTGACCGTGACGCCGAGCGCGGACGCACCCCGGATCGGCGTGGCCGTGCACACCAGCGGCTCGCCCGGCGCCACCCCGATCGCGACGGTGGCGGTCTCGGTCGCCCCCGGGACGACGGAGACGCCCGCGCCGGCCGTGTCCGTCACGGCCACGCCGCTGGTCGAGGCCACGCCCACCGCCGTGCCGGTCACCGCGCCCGCGCCCGACGGCTCGCCGGACCCGGCGCCCGCGCCGCCCGGCCCCGCGCCGGCCGACGGGTCCGCCCCGGTCGTCACGGAGGTGACCACCGCGCCGCCCGCGCCCGTGCCCGCCGCGCCGCAGGCCGGTCCGTCGTTGGAGAGCACGGGTGCCCCGTCCGGCGCGCCGTCGGCCATGCCGGCCGGCACTCCATAGGAGAACGTCATGGGTAAGACCGACAAGCGGGTCGCGCTGGTGGCGGTCGGCCTGGCCGTCGCGGCCGTGCTGACCGCCGGCATCGCCTACGCCGCGTTCAACACCACCGTCTCCAGCGGGTCGATCACCGGATCCGCGCAGAGCCTTCGCCCGCTGGAGGTCGGCACGCCCGCGACCGACTACGCGGGCGAGGAGACCGGGCTCTGGCCCGGCGACAAGCACGCGGCCGACATCGTCATCCCGGTACGCAACGACAACGAGATCGCGGTCCAGGTCTCGAACACCAGCATCAGCAACGCGGAGCTGCGCTTCACCGACGACGACGTGCAGGAGGCGTGCGGCCGGTTCCTGAGCGCGGACGCGCCGGTCTCCATCACGGACGGCACCGAGTACGACACCGTCGTCATCCCGGCCGGCGCGGACCGCACCATCCGCCTCCTCGGCGCCGTGGCACTGCGCGGCGACGCCGGCGACCGGTGCCAGGGCGCCCCGTTCACCAGCAGCTGGAAGGTCAAGGCGACGTCGCTCTGACCGGCCGGCCGAGCTAGGTGGGGAGTCGAGCTCGAGGGCCGGTCGAGCTCGGATGCCTGGCGAGGTCGGGCTCGTGGGTCGGCCGAGCCCGACCGGTCAGTCCAGGAGGCTGCCGAGTCTGCTCGGGACCGAGAGGACCCACTTCGCGCCGCGGTCGGCGTAGGTGCCGAGCGGGCCCGGAGTGTTGCTGGCCAGCGCCCCGAGCACGGCGACCAGGATGACGGCCAGCCACAGGCGGCCCTTCAGATTGGCGATCACCGCGAGCAGGGCTACGACGACGATCACCGCGATTGCAGAGGCCATGCCCCTTTTCTACCCTTTTTTCGGCATTTAGGGGGAGGCCTCGCGATCGCTTCGGTTCATCCGGTGACGGCAAACGCCGGGTGCGGTACCGACACCGCCGGACCGGCCGGCCCCACACCGGGCGCGGCCGGAACCTGTACCGGCGTGGCCGGGACCGCGGCGGCCGGAACCGGCGTGGCCGGAACCGGCGTGGCCGGGACTGAGGCGGCCGGAACTGAGGCGGCCGGGACTGAGGCGGCCGGGGTCTGTGCCGGTGTGGGCGGGAGTGGCGCGGCCGGGGCCGGGAGCGCGTGGGACGGGGCGGTGCCCGGTGCGGGATCGCGCGTGGCGTCGGCGTGCGGCGGGACGGCTGAGACGGCGGCGTGGATCTCGGGGGTGACGAAGTCCGGCGGGATGGGCTGGGTCATGGCGAGCTCCCTGGATGCGGTCCGAGCGGCGATCCGTGCCACCAGTGTCCACTGCGAACTGTGATCAAGGGAGGGTTTTCCGGATGAACCGCCTGATCAGGCGGGGGTCAGGTGGGCCAGCAGGGTGACGGCGGTGCCCGACTCGCCGGAGTGGACGAGCAGCGAGTCGGTGCCGTTCCGGGCCAGCCACATGCCCCGGCCGGAGGCGGCGTCCGGCGGCGGGCAGTGGATCGTGCTGTTCAGGCCGCCGCTGCCGTCGTCGGTGATCCGGCAGTAGAGCGCGGACCCGGACCGCCACAGCTCCAGCCGTCCGCTGCCGCCGCCGTGCCGGACCGCGTTCACGGCGACCTCGTGCACGGCCACCACGAACCGGTAGAGCACCACGCCGGTCAGCCCGGACCGCGCGGCGTGCCGGTGCACCGCGCGGCGCAGCGCGGGCAGCGTGGTGATCGTGAAGCCGGTCCGCAGGGGCTCAGCCATCGACGGTCACCTCCCGGGTCAGCAGCCGGACCGCGAGGATGCAGGTGTCGTCCTCCGGGTTGGCCGGTGGCAGCTGGGCCAGCAGGTCGTCGAGCGGGGCCGGGCCGCGCGCCGCGGAGATCCGGTTCAGCGTCCCGATCACCGGTGCCAGGCCCTCGGCGAGGCTGTGCCGGCGGTGTTCGACCAGGCCGTCCGTGTAGAAGACCAGCAGGTCGTGTGCGTCGAGTGCGGTGACGGCGGTGCCGTAGCGGGGGTCGCGGACCACGCCCAGCAGCGGGCCGGCCGGCCGGTCCAGCTCGACCGTGCGGCCGTCCCGGGCGTGCAGCGGCGCGGGGTGACCGGCCTGGGCCCAGGTGAGTGTGCCGGCCGCGGCGTCGTACCGGGCGACGACCGCGGTGACGGTACGGGCGTCCGCGCCGGCCGCGAGCAGCACGTGGTTGAGGTGGGTGAGCAGTTCGGCGGGCGCGGTGGTGGTGGTGATCAGCAGGGTGGCCAGCGCGTGCCGGACCTGTGCCATGGTGGCGGCCGCGCAGAGCCCGTGCCCGGCGACGTCGCCGACCGCCAGCACCACCGAACCGTCCGGTGCCTCGGTCGCGTGGAACCAGTCGCCGCCGACCCGGTTCGCGCGCTCGGCCGGCAGGTACCGGACCGCCACCCGCAGCCCGCCCAGGTCGACCGGCGTGGCCGGGATCGGGAGCAGGATGTGCTGCAGCCCGGCGGCGAGGCGATGCTCCGCGGCCAGCTGCGACTCGACCTGCGCGAGCCGGTCGTGCCAGCCCGGCGGCGGAAGACTCATGCCGGCTCCCGCGCTGCGGCGCCCCGACGACCCGCGTCGGGCCCGGAGCCGGCGGATTCGCTCACGTGTCCAGGCCGAACGCGGTGAGCAGGCCGGTTATCCGCAGCTGGTCGCGCACCTTCGGGTTGGGGTGCTCGACCCGGAACGCCGCGTGCCGGGCCTGCGCCAGCTTCATCACGTTGACCAGCACGCCGATGCCGGAGCTGTCCAGGAACGTGACCGCGGCCAGGTCCACGCGGACCGCGGGCGGGCGGCGCGCGTCGACCTCGACGCGGATCCGGTCCAGGACGCCGGCCGCGTTACTGAAGTCGATCTCCCCGGCGAGCGTGACGCCGAGCGTCCGTCCCGGGTCCGCCGACATCGATACCGGCTCCATCCCGACCTCCCCACCTGACCTGCACATTCTCCTCCGGGTACGGCGATGTGGCGGTCACACGAAAGACGGATCGTCGAATCCCTCAGCCACCCGGACGGGCTACCGATACACAGGGCACGGCAAGACGGGAGCGCGACGGACGGGCAGGGCTGGTGCCCGTGACCGTCGATCCACCGCCCCGCCGGCGCCGCGTGCGGACCCCCCTTGTCCGCGGGCGGCGCTTTCCGGGCGCCGGTCCCGACGGGGACCGGCGCCCTTTTCGCGTGCTATCTGAGCCAGACCGCTTCGTCCCCATGGGACTCCAGCGGTGGCGGGTAGCCGAGCTTCGCGAAGTCGCCGAGACGCCAGGGCTGGTGCACGTCCGCACCCGGCACACCGGCCAGCTCGGTGACGTAGCGGCGGACGTAGTCGCCCTCCGGGTCGTACCGCTGGGCCTGTCTGATCGGGTTGAAGCGGCGGTGCGGGCGGGTGTCGTTGCCGGTCCCGGCCACCCACTGCCAGTTGCCGGAGTTGTTCGGCACGTCGCCGTCGATCAGCCACCGGAAGAACCAGTCCTGCCCCGCCCGCCAGTCGAGGCGCAGGTGTTTGGTGAGCAGCGCGGCCGTGATCAGCCGGGCGCGGTTGTGCATCCAGCCCTCGGCCATGAGCTGCCGCATGCCGGCGTCGACGATCGGCACGCCGGTGTGCCCGGTCTGCCAGGCCTCCAGCGCGTGCGCGTCGTCGTACCGCCAGTTCCGGTCGCCGGCCGGTCGCATCGGCTGCCGGGCGATGCGCGGGAAACCGGCCGTGACCTGGTAGTAGAAGTCACGCCAGCAGAGTTGGCGGACGAACGCGGCGGCGCCCGGACCACCGACCTTCCGGGCCGCGTTCGCGACCGCGAGCGGGGACAGGCAACCGAATCGGAGGTACGCGGAGAGCCGCGACGTGTCGTCGTCGGCCATCGCGTCGTGCTGGTCGTCGTACGCGTCGATGTGGCGCAGCCAGTTCTTCAGCCGCCGGCGCCCCTCGGTCTCGCCGCCCTCGGCCGCGTCCGGCGACTCGCCCGCCGGCGGGTCCGGCAGTGCGCCGCCGAGCCGCTCCGCGCCGGGCGGCAGGCGGATGGTCCGCGGCGAGGCCACCTCGTCCCGCCACGTCGCCGCCTCCCATGCCCGGAAGTACGGCGAGAAGACCCGGTAGTGACCGCTGCCGCCACCGGGCCGGACCTCGCCGGGCGGCAGCACGGTCACGCCGGGGAAGAGGCGCAGCGACATCCGGTGCCGCTCCGCCTCCGCGCGCAGCCGGTCCTGCCGCCGGGTGGCGAAGCCGGTCACGTCGTGGGAGAGCGCGATGCCGTCCGCTTCGGCCTGCCGGGCCACCGTGATCGTCTCAGCCACCGTGTCGCCGCGCCGCACGACCAGGTCCGCGCCGCGCTCCCGCAGCCCGTCGCGCAGGTCGGCGAGGGCCTGGTGGAGGAAGCGGTCGCGGTTGGCGGAGCGGCCGAGCAGCGCCGGGTCCAGCACGAACAGCGGCACCACGTGCTCCGCGTTCGCGCAGGCGGCCGCGAGTGCGGGCTGGTCGTGCAGCCGCAGATCACGGGTGAAGAGGACGACGGCGGTCTTCATGCCAGGATCGCCTCGCGGTCCAGTCGGGGGCCGGGCAGCGGCACGGCGGTGCCGGTGGCGGTCAGCAGCGCGCGGCCGGCGACCGCGGCCCGGCGCCGGTTCGGCACGGTGGCGCGGCGCTCGAAGACGTCGTAGCGGGCCGCCGCGACCTCGTCCAGGATGCCGCCGTAGAGCAGGTAAGCGGTGCGGATGCAGGCCTGCGACGCCGGCGCGAGCATGGTGACGCCGGCGGCCGCGGCCGCGTAGTGCTCCTGCGCGCGGGCCGTCTCGAACTCGATCAACGCGGCCACCTCGGGCGTGGTGGAACCGCGGTCCTTGCACGCCTGGAGGTCGTCCACGCCGAGCCCGAACCGGGCCAGGTCGGCCTCCGGCAGGTAGACACGGCCGCGGTCCAGGTCCTCGGAGACGTCGCGGATGAAGTTGGTCAGCTGGAACGCGAAGCCGAGCTGGCGGGCCGGTTCGCGCGCGGCGGCCACGTCGTCCGTGCCGAGGATCGGCAACATCATCGTGCCGATCACGGCCGCCGAGCCCTCCATGTACTCCAGCAGGTCGTCGTAGGTCGGGTAGCGGGTGACCGTCAGGTCCATCGCCATGCTGCGCAGGAACGAGTCGAAGTCCGCCAGGTCCAGGCCGAAGACCGCGATCGTGTGCAGCACCGCGGGCAGCAGTGGGTCGTCGACCGGCTCACCGCGCAGCCCGGCCAGGAACCGTTCGGACCATTCGTTCAGCAGTTCGGCGCGGCGCTGCGGCGGCAGGCTCTCGGTGCGGTCGACTATCTCGTCCGCGTGCCGGGTGAAGCCGTAGAGCGCGTGCACATGACGGCGCTTCCAGGCGGGTAGGAGCCGGGTGGCCAGGTAGTAGGTGCGGCCGTGCTCCCGGTGCAGATCGCGGCAGCGTGCGTAACTGTCCGCCAGGTCCATGCCCGCTCCTCGGGTTCGAACAACTCAATGTCAACCGACTGCATGCCAACCGACTCGGTGTCGACCGACTCAGTGTCACAACCGACTCAACTTCAAACGGCTTGTGCGCAAATCGACTCAGCAATCGACGCAACACCGATCGTAGAGTACCGTCCGTGGGGTGGCCAACGACACGCTCGCTCCATACGCGCTGGGTAAGCCGCCCGTTCACCCTCAGGATCAACCACATGAACACCCGGTACACACCATGCCGCTGAATTTGATCGAGGCGGTCGAGGGCACCCTCGCCGACTTCCTCGCCCGGGAGATCGCCGCGCTGGACGAGATCGACCCGGCGCTCGGCGGTTTCGCCCGGGCCGCGCGCGACAGCGTGCTGGCCGGCGGCAAGCGGCTGCGCCCGGTCTTCGCCTACTGGGGCTGGCGCGGCGTGACCGGCATGGAGCCGCGCGCCGACGCGGTGCTGCCCGCGCTCGCCGCGCTGGAGTTGCTGCACACGTTCGCGCTGGTGCACGACGACGTGATGGACGCCTCGGACACCCGGCGCGGCCGCCCGACGGTGCACCGGGTCTTCGAGGCGCAGCACGTCGCGGCCGGCCGGCGCGGCCAGGCCGCCCGGTTCGGTGAGGCCGCGGCCGTGCTGATCGGCGACCTCTGCCTGATCTGGGCGGACCGGCTGCTCGGCACGGCGGACGTGGACGCGGATGTGCTGCTCGCCACCCGCCGCTGCTACGACCAGATGCGAATAGAGGCCGTCGCCGGGCAGTACCTGGACGTTCTCGGCGAGTCCGAGCCGGGCAGCTGGTCGGTGGCGCGGGCGCTGAAGGTGGCCCGGCACAAGACCGCCGGTTACACCGTCCTCCGGCCGCTCCACTTCGGACTTACACTGGCCGGGAAGCCCTTCGCCGGGCGGACCCGGGCCGTGACGGACGCCTACAGCGGCTACGGTCTGGCCGTCGGTGAGGCGTTCCAGCTGCGTGACGACCTGCTCGGTGTCTACGGGGAGCCCTCGGTCACCGGCAAGCCGGCCGGTGACGACCTGGTCGCCGGCAAGCCGACCGCGCTGCTGATGCTGGCGCGCGAGATGGCATCCACGGCGCAGCTCGCCGAGCTGGACGGCGCCGTGGACGTGACACGCAAGGCCCAGGTCGTGGCGGAGACCGGTGCACCCGAACGAGTGGAAAAAATGATCGAGGAGCGGGTGGCGGCGGCGCTGCATGCGTTGCGCCGCGCGCCGATCGACGACGCGGCCCGCGAGATCCTGACCGGGTTGGCGGTCACCGCCACCCAGCGCCAGGCATGATAGCCAAACAGCAGAACGGAAGGTCACGAATGCGTACGGTGAGCGGGGCCACTGATCACGTGGTGGTCGTCGGCGCGGGCCTGGCCGGTCTCGCGGCCGCGCTGCACCTCGCGGGCGCGGGCCGGCGGGTGACCATCGTGGAGCGCGAGCCGGTCCCGGGTGGCCGGGCCGGGCGGCTGGACGCCGACGGTTACACGTTCGACACCGGGCCGACCGTGCTCACCATGCCGGAGCTGATCGCCGAGCCGCTGGCCGCGGTCGGTGAGGAGCTGTCCGACTGGATGGAGCTCACGCCGCTCGACCCGGCGTACCGCGCGTTCTACCCGGACGGCTCGCAGCTGGACGTGATCGCGGACACGGTACGGATGGCCGCCGAGATCTCCCGGGTCTGCGGCCCGCGCGAGGCGGACGGCTACCTCCGCTTCGTCGACTTCGCCCGCAACCTGTGGGAGCTGGAGCGGAACGACTTCATCGACCGCAACCTCGACTCCCCGCGCGACCTGGTCAACCTCGGCATGCTCAAGCTGCTCGGCAGCGGTGCGATGCGGCGGCTGCAGCCCAAGGTCAACCAGTTCCTCAAGGACCCGCGCACCCAGCGCGTCTTCTCGTTCCAGGCGATGTACGCCGGGATGTCGCCGCACGACGCGCTGGCCATCTACGCGGTCATCGCGTACCTGGACTCGGTGGCCGGCGTCTACTTCCCCAAGGGCGGCATCCACGCGGTCCCGCGCGGCATGGCGGCGGCGGCCGAGAAGCACGGCGTGGAGATCCGGTACAACACCACGGTCTCGCGGGTGGAGACGGTGAACGGCCGGGCCACCGCGGTGATCACCGCGGACGGCGAGCGGATCGCGGCGGACGCGTTCGTTCTCAACCCGGACCTGCCGGTGGCCTACCGGGACCTGCTGCCCTCGGGCACCTACCGGCGGCGGCTGCGCTACTCGCCGTCCTGCGTGGTGCTGCACGTCGGGTCGGACCGGTCCTACTCCAAGATCGCTCACCACAACATCCACTTCGGCCGGAGCTGGCGCGGCACGTTCGACGAGGTGATCCGCCGCGGCGAGCTGATGACCGACCCGTCGCTGCTGGTCTGCAACCCGAGCATGGACGACCCGTCGGCGGCCCCGGAGGGCAAGCAGAGCTATTACATCCTGGCCCCGGTGCCGAACCTGGAGCGCGGCCGGCTGGACTGGCGGGGCGGGCTGGGCGACCGATACGCCGACCAGCTGCTCGGCACGCTGGAGGAGCGCGGCTACATCGGCTTCCGGGACGGCGTGGAGGTGCTGCGTACGATCACGCCCGCGGACTGGGCGGATCAGGGAATGGCGGCCGGCACCCCGTTCGCGGCCGCGCACAACCTGCTGCAGACCGGCCCGTTCCGGCCGCACAACCTGCACCCCTCGATAGACAACGTGGTCTTCGCCGGTTCGGGCACCCAGCCCGGGGTCGGCGTACCGATGGTGTTGATCTCTGGAAAGCTGGCCGCCGCGCGCATCACCGGGAGCACTGCATGACCGCACGTGAGGAACACCTCGTCGAGCTCTGCGACGAGGACGGAACCCCCAAGGGCAGCACCACGGTCGCGGCCGCCCACGTCGCACCGGGACGTTTGCATCGCGCGTTCTCGGTGCTGCTCGTGGACGACGACGGGCGGGTCCTGCTGCAACAGCGGGCCGCCGTGAAGACCCGCTTCCCGCTGCGCTGGGCGAACGCGTGCTGCGGTCACCCGGAGCCGGGCGAGGAACTGTCCGTGTCGGCGAACCGGCGGCTCGGCGAGGAGCTTGGTGTGGCGCCGCTGCCGCTGACCGAGATCGGCGTGCACCTGTACTACGCGGAGGACCCCGCGACCGGACGGGTCGAGCACGAGTACGACCACGTGCTGCTCGGTCGTCTCCCGGCCGGTGCGGCCATCGCGCCGGACCCGGCCGAGGTCGCGGAGCTGCGCTGGGTCGCGCCCGACGACCTGCGCGCCGAGCTGGTCGACGGGCGTCCCTTCGCGCCCTGGTTCGACGGAGTGATCAAGCACCTGTTCGCGCTCGTCGACGCCGGTGACCCGGCCGGGGCGCCGATATCAGCCGCGGAGCGGTCGGGTGGGCGATGACGGCCTGACGGCGGGGGCGGTCGCGCGACGACTCGGCATCGCGGTCACCACGCTGCGCACCTGGCACCAGCGGTACGGGCTCGGGCCGAGCCGGCACGAGAGCGGACGGCACCGGCGGTACACCGACGAGGACCTGGCGCGGCTGGAGGTCATGCGACGGCTGACCGCCGAGGGCGTGCCGGCCGCGGAGGCGGCCCGGTTCGCGTCGCGCGCGCCGGTGTCCGACGGCGCCGTCGGTGGCACCCCGAGCTCGCCGTCAGAGGTGGCGCACGTATCGCCGGAGGACCTTGATATTGATCTTGATGTTCGGCACGGTGGCGGGCACTCGATCGCTCTCGGTTACGCCGCTCCCGCCGCACGCGGGCTGGCGACCGCGGCGATGCGGCTCGACGCGCCCGCCATGCGCGAACTGATCACTCAGGCCATCGCCGAGGTGGGAGTGATCCAGGCCTGGACCGACCTGCTGGTCCCGGTGCTCGTCGGCGTGGGCGAGCGGTATGCCGCGACCGGCCGGTACGTCGAGGTCGAGCATCTGCTGTCCCGGTCCGTCTCCGAGGCGCTCGGCGCGGTCACCCGGCCGGTCGCCTACGGAGTGTCACCACAGGTGTTGCTCGCGTGCGCCGACGAGGAGCAGCACAGCCTGCCGCTGGAGGCGCTCGCCGCCGCGCTCGCCGAACGTGGCGCCGCCTGCCGCCTGCTCGGCGCGCGCGTGCCGGCCGCCGCGCTCGCGGACGCGGTCGCCCGCACCGGGCCGCTGGCCGTGGTGCTCTGGTCGCAGCTGCCGTCCACCGGCGACCCGGCCCAGCTGCACGCGCTGATGGCGGGGGTACGGCACGCGATGCTGCTGATCGCGGCCGGGCCCGGGTGGAAACGGGACGCGCTGCCGGCCGGCACCGCCGCACCGACCTCGCTCGACGACGCGGTCGCGCTGGTGCTGCCGCTACTCGCGCGGAGCGGAACCGGCGTAGAGCGCGTTGATCGCGTTGGTTGACCAGCCCGCCGCCGCCAGGAACGTGGTGGTCAGCCGGCTCGGGTCGATGCCGGTCGCCCGGATCGAGTCCAGGTCGCCGCTCTCGTAGGCGCGCACGGCCTGGAGCACCCGGCCCAGGCCGCCGGTGTGGTCCGCCAGCGCCGCCGACACCTCGGTGGAGAGCGGCAGCTGCCCCGCCAGTTCATCCGACGGTACGTCGATGAGGTCCGCCACCCGGTCCAGCAACCCCACCGTGAACGCCGCGTCCATCGGCTCGTCCAGCTCCGCGGCCACCAGCTGGCACATGCGGGCCCGGGAGAGCGCGGCGTCCACCGGCCCCTCGGTCGAGTCGAAGACGTCGCTGAGCGCCATCAGGGCCACCCACTGGCGCACCTGGGCGATCCCGAGCATCACCACCGCCTCGTGCACCGAGGAGACCCGGTTCGTGACGCCGGCCGCCACCGAGTTGCTGGCCCGCAGCAGCCGGAACGACAGCGCCGGGTCCTGGGTGACCAGCGACACGATCTCGTTGATCTCCACGTCCTGCTTGAGCAGCGCGGCCATCAGTTGGATCCGGCTGAACTTCGACGGCGACAGCGCCTGCGCGGACAGCACCTGCGGCCGGCCCAGCAGATAACCCTGGAGCAGCTCGCAGCCCAGCTCCTCGGCGAGCGCGAGGTGCTCCTCGGTCTCCACCTTCTCGGCCAGCAGCGTGACGTCCGG
This genomic window from Catenuloplanes niger contains:
- a CDS encoding STAS domain-containing protein, coding for MEPVSMSADPGRTLGVTLAGEIDFSNAAGVLDRIRVEVDARRPPAVRVDLAAVTFLDSSGIGVLVNVMKLAQARHAAFRVEHPNPKVRDQLRITGLLTAFGLDT
- a CDS encoding DUF2786 domain-containing protein; the encoded protein is MSDQILAKVRKLLAKAEDPACTPAEAEAFTAKAADLIAKYGVDRALLAAREPGTDLVGDRVVVLHPPYALDKAGLLAGVAGALRCRSVRRRDGDAWAMHLFGFDSDLERAELLYTSLLVQAAHGMAAAPVPPWENAAAFRRSWLAGFSAAIAGRLHQAEASAAAAAGTSTDLVLVDRSHRVEARVSEIYPRLRTAGRRRLAGGGMRQGYVAGTRADLGGVSSIAE
- a CDS encoding ATP-binding protein, which encodes MAEPLRTGFTITTLPALRRAVHRHAARSGLTGVVLYRFVVAVHEVAVNAVRHGGGSGRLELWRSGSALYCRITDDGSGGLNSTIHCPPPDAASGRGMWLARNGTDSLLVHSGESGTAVTLLAHLTPA
- a CDS encoding PP2C family protein-serine/threonine phosphatase, with translation MSLPPPGWHDRLAQVESQLAAEHRLAAGLQHILLPIPATPVDLGGLRVAVRYLPAERANRVGGDWFHATEAPDGSVVLAVGDVAGHGLCAAATMAQVRHALATLLITTTTAPAELLTHLNHVLLAAGADARTVTAVVARYDAAAGTLTWAQAGHPAPLHARDGRTVELDRPAGPLLGVVRDPRYGTAVTALDAHDLLVFYTDGLVEHRRHSLAEGLAPVIGTLNRISAARGPAPLDDLLAQLPPANPEDDTCILAVRLLTREVTVDG
- a CDS encoding cryptochrome/photolyase family protein, which codes for MKTAVVLFTRDLRLHDQPALAAACANAEHVVPLFVLDPALLGRSANRDRFLHQALADLRDGLRERGADLVVRRGDTVAETITVARQAEADGIALSHDVTGFATRRQDRLRAEAERHRMSLRLFPGVTVLPPGEVRPGGGSGHYRVFSPYFRAWEAATWRDEVASPRTIRLPPGAERLGGALPDPPAGESPDAAEGGETEGRRRLKNWLRHIDAYDDQHDAMADDDTSRLSAYLRFGCLSPLAVANAARKVGGPGAAAFVRQLCWRDFYYQVTAGFPRIARQPMRPAGDRNWRYDDAHALEAWQTGHTGVPIVDAGMRQLMAEGWMHNRARLITAALLTKHLRLDWRAGQDWFFRWLIDGDVPNNSGNWQWVAGTGNDTRPHRRFNPIRQAQRYDPEGDYVRRYVTELAGVPGADVHQPWRLGDFAKLGYPPPLESHGDEAVWLR
- a CDS encoding MerR family transcriptional regulator, with amino-acid sequence MGDDGLTAGAVARRLGIAVTTLRTWHQRYGLGPSRHESGRHRRYTDEDLARLEVMRRLTAEGVPAAEAARFASRAPVSDGAVGGTPSSPSEVAHVSPEDLDIDLDVRHGGGHSIALGYAAPAARGLATAAMRLDAPAMRELITQAIAEVGVIQAWTDLLVPVLVGVGERYAATGRYVEVEHLLSRSVSEALGAVTRPVAYGVSPQVLLACADEEQHSLPLEALAAALAERGAACRLLGARVPAAALADAVARTGPLAVVLWSQLPSTGDPAQLHALMAGVRHAMLLIAAGPGWKRDALPAGTAAPTSLDDAVALVLPLLARSGTGVERVDRVG
- the crtI gene encoding phytoene desaturase family protein, which produces MRTVSGATDHVVVVGAGLAGLAAALHLAGAGRRVTIVEREPVPGGRAGRLDADGYTFDTGPTVLTMPELIAEPLAAVGEELSDWMELTPLDPAYRAFYPDGSQLDVIADTVRMAAEISRVCGPREADGYLRFVDFARNLWELERNDFIDRNLDSPRDLVNLGMLKLLGSGAMRRLQPKVNQFLKDPRTQRVFSFQAMYAGMSPHDALAIYAVIAYLDSVAGVYFPKGGIHAVPRGMAAAAEKHGVEIRYNTTVSRVETVNGRATAVITADGERIAADAFVLNPDLPVAYRDLLPSGTYRRRLRYSPSCVVLHVGSDRSYSKIAHHNIHFGRSWRGTFDEVIRRGELMTDPSLLVCNPSMDDPSAAPEGKQSYYILAPVPNLERGRLDWRGGLGDRYADQLLGTLEERGYIGFRDGVEVLRTITPADWADQGMAAGTPFAAAHNLLQTGPFRPHNLHPSIDNVVFAGSGTQPGVGVPMVLISGKLAAARITGSTA
- a CDS encoding phytoene/squalene synthase family protein, translated to MDLADSYARCRDLHREHGRTYYLATRLLPAWKRRHVHALYGFTRHADEIVDRTESLPPQRRAELLNEWSERFLAGLRGEPVDDPLLPAVLHTIAVFGLDLADFDSFLRSMAMDLTVTRYPTYDDLLEYMEGSAAVIGTMMLPILGTDDVAAAREPARQLGFAFQLTNFIRDVSEDLDRGRVYLPEADLARFGLGVDDLQACKDRGSTTPEVAALIEFETARAQEHYAAAAAGVTMLAPASQACIRTAYLLYGGILDEVAAARYDVFERRATVPNRRRAAVAGRALLTATGTAVPLPGPRLDREAILA
- a CDS encoding EAL and HDOD domain-containing protein; the encoded protein is MSDQPGADGDIAQSVHVGRQPIWSVERRLVGYELLFRGGTGVSGSFATSQVIVNAFTEFGLTEIAGDRLCFINMTREFLTDELPLPFGPGQAVLEVLETIVVDEELIAGVQRRSEQGYAIALDDFLLDTGHERLMGLADYVKIDILNTEPDECRRIAAACRAYPDVTLLAEKVETEEHLALAEELGCELLQGYLLGRPQVLSAQALSPSKFSRIQLMAALLKQDVEINEIVSLVTQDPALSFRLLRASNSVAAGVTNRVSSVHEAVVMLGIAQVRQWVALMALSDVFDSTEGPVDAALSRARMCQLVAAELDEPMDAAFTVGLLDRVADLIDVPSDELAGQLPLSTEVSAALADHTGGLGRVLQAVRAYESGDLDSIRATGIDPSRLTTTFLAAAGWSTNAINALYAGSAPRE
- a CDS encoding polyprenyl synthetase family protein, which codes for MANDTLAPYALGKPPVHPQDQPHEHPVHTMPLNLIEAVEGTLADFLAREIAALDEIDPALGGFARAARDSVLAGGKRLRPVFAYWGWRGVTGMEPRADAVLPALAALELLHTFALVHDDVMDASDTRRGRPTVHRVFEAQHVAAGRRGQAARFGEAAAVLIGDLCLIWADRLLGTADVDADVLLATRRCYDQMRIEAVAGQYLDVLGESEPGSWSVARALKVARHKTAGYTVLRPLHFGLTLAGKPFAGRTRAVTDAYSGYGLAVGEAFQLRDDLLGVYGEPSVTGKPAGDDLVAGKPTALLMLAREMASTAQLAELDGAVDVTRKAQVVAETGAPERVEKMIEERVAAALHALRRAPIDDAAREILTGLAVTATQRQA
- the idi gene encoding isopentenyl-diphosphate Delta-isomerase; this encodes MTAREEHLVELCDEDGTPKGSTTVAAAHVAPGRLHRAFSVLLVDDDGRVLLQQRAAVKTRFPLRWANACCGHPEPGEELSVSANRRLGEELGVAPLPLTEIGVHLYYAEDPATGRVEHEYDHVLLGRLPAGAAIAPDPAEVAELRWVAPDDLRAELVDGRPFAPWFDGVIKHLFALVDAGDPAGAPISAAERSGGR